The following are encoded together in the Ignavibacteriales bacterium genome:
- a CDS encoding AAA family ATPase has translation MKDSDSQVDDIKLVEELKTKVSSIKKELAKVIVGQNEIIDQIIIALLSNGHCLLVGVPGLAKTLLIKSLADVMDLKFNRIQFTPDLMPSDITGTELIEEDPLTKRRNFRFIPGPVFANIILADEINRTPPKTQAALLEAMQEHKVTAAGVSYKLDEPFFVLATQNPIEQEGTYPLPEAQLDRFMFNLWLDYPSFDEELKIVETTTSQYSAKLQKVINGSELTSFQNLVRRVPVADNVIQYAVKIVNLTRPANPEAPKFIKDWITWGAGPRASQYLILAAKTKSIIEGRFTPNIDDVKSALIPVLRHRIITNFSAEAEGIRSVEVIKKLIN, from the coding sequence AAGGAACTTGCTAAAGTTATTGTCGGGCAGAATGAAATAATTGATCAAATAATTATTGCGTTGCTGTCAAATGGTCACTGCCTGCTCGTTGGGGTGCCGGGACTTGCAAAGACACTGCTGATAAAATCATTAGCCGATGTGATGGATCTCAAATTCAACCGCATTCAGTTTACCCCCGACCTTATGCCCAGCGATATCACCGGCACAGAATTAATTGAAGAAGATCCGCTGACTAAAAGAAGAAATTTTCGATTTATACCGGGACCTGTTTTTGCTAACATAATTTTAGCAGATGAAATAAACCGTACCCCTCCCAAAACTCAAGCTGCACTTCTCGAAGCTATGCAGGAACATAAAGTAACTGCTGCCGGAGTGAGCTATAAGCTTGATGAACCATTCTTCGTACTGGCAACACAAAATCCTATTGAACAGGAAGGAACCTATCCACTGCCCGAAGCTCAGCTCGATCGTTTTATGTTCAATCTCTGGCTCGATTATCCCAGCTTTGATGAAGAACTAAAAATAGTTGAAACAACCACAAGTCAGTATTCGGCAAAATTGCAAAAAGTAATTAATGGTAGTGAATTAACTTCCTTTCAGAATTTAGTTAGAAGAGTTCCTGTCGCTGATAATGTCATACAATATGCAGTAAAAATTGTAAACCTAACCCGTCCTGCAAATCCTGAAGCTCCAAAGTTTATAAAGGATTGGATTACCTGGGGCGCCGGTCCGCGTGCGTCACAGTATTTGATACTTGCAGCAAAAACAAAATCAATTATCGAAGGGAGATTCACACCGAATATTGATGATGTGAAATCAGCCCTGATTCCAGTGCTAAGGCATAGGATCATCACCAACTTCAGTGCAGAAGCTGAAGGAATCAGATCTGTTGAAGTGATTAAGAAATTGATCAACTAA